The Kogia breviceps isolate mKogBre1 chromosome 4, mKogBre1 haplotype 1, whole genome shotgun sequence genome window below encodes:
- the ROPN1L gene encoding LOW QUALITY PROTEIN: ropporin-1-like protein (The sequence of the model RefSeq protein was modified relative to this genomic sequence to represent the inferred CDS: deleted 2 bases in 1 codon) — protein MPLPDTMFCAQQIHIPPELPDILKQFTKAAILTQPADVLQWSAGYFSALSRGDPLPVKDRIEMPMATQKTDARLTQGLLKVLHEQCGHKEYVELADLEQKWKNLCLPVEEFRALLQLDPCKNKIEGIKFLALGCSMLGGSLNTAMKHLCEILTADPEGGPARIPFETFSYVYRYLSGLDSDIPASDTESYLSSLKDSVDSRKNGMIGLSDFLRSKEENLENLKENSEDMGH, from the exons ATGCCGCTTCCCGACACCATGTTCTGCGCGCAGCAGATCCACATTCCCCCGGAACTGCCGGACATCCTGAAGCAGTTCACCAAGGCTGCGATCCTCACCCAGCCCGCCGACGTGCTGCAGTGGTCCGCGGG GTATTTTTCAGCTTTGTCAAGAGGAGATCCACTTCCTGTAAAAGACAGAATCGAAATGCCCATGGCCACTCAGAAAACAGACGCACGCCTGACTCAAGGACTCCTTAAAGTTTTGCACGAGCAG TGTGGCCACAAGGAATATGTGGAATTAGCAGATCTTgagcagaaatggaaaaatctgtGCCTGCCAGTAGAAGAATTCAGAGCTCTCTTGCAGTTGGATCCTTGCAAAAACAAAATCGAGGGGATAAAATTTTTAGCGCTTGGATGCAGCATGCTTGGTGGG TCATTGAACACTGCGATGAAGCACCTGTGCGAGATCCTGACCGCTGACCCCGAGGGGGGGCCTGCGCGCATCCCCTTTGAGACTTTCTCCTACGTCTACCGTTACCTGTCGGGACTCGACTCGGATATCCCTGCGTCGGACACGGAGTCCTACCTCTCCTCTCTGAAGGACAGCGT AGACTCTAGAAAGAATGGCATGATAGGACTTTCAGATTTTCTTCGTTCTAAagaggaaaatttagaaaaccTC AAAGAAAACTCAGAAGACATGGGCCATTAA